The Candidatus Alcyoniella australis genome segment CGGCGCGGCGATCAACAAATCGTCGTAGATGTTGGTCAACGATTTGGGATTGATCAGCAGCAGTCGGCGTTGTTCGGTCAACCTATACCGCAACTTCCTATCCGGGCCGCTCTCGCGTCGGACTGTTGGACCGCGTTCACCACATGTTGTTATGGGATCTTTTCTACCGCATCTGAAGGAAAAAATCAGCAACCATGATGATCGGCTCGGATTTATCAGCGATCGACCGGCTGCTCCCGATGCTCCTGGATCCAATCGACCACCAGCCGGGCGATGATGCGGTTGCCCTCGCCGGTGGGGTGCACCTTGTCGCCGTACTGGAACAACCGCTCGTGAAACGGGTCCTCGCGGAAGATCGCCGCCAGGTCCAGCAGCGGGCAGTCGCGGCGCGCTGCCACGCGGGCCATGGCCTGCTGATAGCTTTGATAACGCTGTTGGTCGACGAGCGAGGACTTGGTCGGCTCGGTGATCAGCAGCACTCTGGCGCCGTCCTCCGCGGCCAGGGCCAGCAGGTTGTCCAGATTGCTCTCGAAGTCCGGAACCGGCACCCCCTGGCTGTAATCCGGTGAGTCGTCACGCCGACTGACGTCCCACAACATTCGCTGCCAGAGCTTCAAGAATCCTATATCGGGCATCAGTTCCCGTTCCTGCGTGTGTACCGCGAACAGCGGCTGATCCACGTCGAACCCGCCCCCGGGGACTGTTAACGCCTTGATCGCACTAATCAGATTTTGTCGGCCGTCTTTTCCGGTGGAGAAGTGATAATCGTTGAATCCGGTCATGATCAGCAGGTAGTGCGGGTTGTAGCGCCGCACGTAGCGCGCGTAATAGGCCATGATGTTGGCCGAGTCATAACCAAAGATCCCGGCATTGAGCACCTCGTAGCGGCGGTCGCCGCTGTTGAGCATCTGCTCGGTGAAAATCGCGATGGTCTCCTCGTCGTCCAGGCCGAAGCCGTAAACCGCAGAGCCGCCCATCCAGATCACACGCGTGGTGCCCTGCGCGGGCTCGGGTGCAACGCCGAAACGGTCGCGGAAGCCGATGCAATCCGGTGCACAGTCGGCGTCGGCCAGCGGAATCGACGGCAAATTGAAATAGAGATCGTACATGGTCGTGCGGCCTACCTGGTATCGCGCGGGCCGCATCCGTTGCGCGTAGTCAGTAAGGTAGATCCCGTTGAATGAGGCGATAAACAACAGCGCGCTAAGCAGCATCGTGGTGTTGAAGCGCCGGACCAGGCCCGCGTTGAACCACACCATGCAACACAGCCCCAGCGCCAGCACGAGCTGCACTCCCCACTCGGCCATGGTCGAGCGCATGATAAAGCGCGGGGCCGCAAACACGATCGCCAGCTCCAGCGCCAGGCCCGCGACCCCCAGGACGACCAGCATCCGCAGCAACGCGCGGCGATCGATCCCTCCCAGGACGATCATCAGGCCCCACAGCGCTACACACAGCGCCAGAACCACGGGGGCGCGAGCGCCCCAGAACAGTCCGACGAATACGCAGTAGCCCACAGCCGCGACAACGGCCGGGAGCTTGACGATCAGCGGCGGCCGCCGACCTGCGACGCGCTCGAACAGGCCCGCCGCGCCTAGCACCCAAAAAATCCGACCCGCGATGAACAGCGAGAGCAACAGCGGCGCCAGCAGGTTGAAGTGCGGCCCCTCAGGGCTCAGCAGGCAGACCAGCCCCAAGGTCGGCAGCCCGGCCACAAA includes the following:
- a CDS encoding SGNH/GDSL hydrolase family protein, with product MHPIHVIILAVWVVTVALEYLIEPRLLPLRPRRVLLANFVAGLPTLGLVCLLSPEGPHFNLLAPLLLSLFIAGRIFWVLGAAGLFERVAGRRPPLIVKLPAVVAAVGYCVFVGLFWGARAPVVLALCVALWGLMIVLGGIDRRALLRMLVVLGVAGLALELAIVFAAPRFIMRSTMAEWGVQLVLALGLCCMVWFNAGLVRRFNTTMLLSALLFIASFNGIYLTDYAQRMRPARYQVGRTTMYDLYFNLPSIPLADADCAPDCIGFRDRFGVAPEPAQGTTRVIWMGGSAVYGFGLDDEETIAIFTEQMLNSGDRRYEVLNAGIFGYDSANIMAYYARYVRRYNPHYLLIMTGFNDYHFSTGKDGRQNLISAIKALTVPGGGFDVDQPLFAVHTQERELMPDIGFLKLWQRMLWDVSRRDDSPDYSQGVPVPDFESNLDNLLALAAEDGARVLLITEPTKSSLVDQQRYQSYQQAMARVAARRDCPLLDLAAIFREDPFHERLFQYGDKVHPTGEGNRIIARLVVDWIQEHREQPVDR